A single region of the Nocardioides ochotonae genome encodes:
- a CDS encoding 50S ribosomal protein L25/general stress protein Ctc yields the protein MSAEKITAEKRTEFGKGAARRIRREHKIPAVVYGHGADPLHVILPGHATMMALKHHGYNALLELTVDGETHLALTKQVQIDPIKRVIEHVDFVAVVRGEKVTVDVPIIVTGDAKPGTLVVTEASSIQLEAEATHVPEQIEVSVEGAVAGTLITAADLPLPQDVSLLVDPATLIVNVTEQVSAAALEADLEQAEAEAGIEKDAPETETEGDSAAAE from the coding sequence ATGTCCGCCGAGAAGATCACCGCCGAGAAGCGCACCGAGTTCGGCAAGGGCGCCGCCCGCCGGATCCGCCGCGAGCACAAGATCCCCGCCGTCGTCTACGGCCACGGCGCCGACCCGCTGCACGTGATCCTGCCGGGTCACGCCACGATGATGGCGCTCAAGCACCACGGCTACAACGCGCTGCTCGAGCTCACCGTCGACGGCGAGACCCACCTGGCCCTGACCAAGCAGGTCCAGATCGACCCGATCAAGCGCGTCATCGAGCACGTCGACTTCGTCGCCGTCGTCCGGGGCGAGAAGGTCACCGTCGACGTCCCGATCATCGTCACCGGCGACGCCAAGCCCGGCACCCTGGTCGTGACCGAGGCCTCGAGCATCCAGCTCGAGGCGGAGGCCACCCACGTGCCCGAGCAGATCGAGGTCTCGGTCGAGGGCGCCGTCGCCGGCACCCTGATCACCGCCGCCGACCTGCCGCTGCCCCAGGACGTCTCGCTGCTCGTCGACCCCGCGACGCTGATCGTGAACGTGACCGAGCAGGTCAGCGCCGCCGCCCTCGAGGCCGACCTGGAGCAGGCCGAGGCCGAGGCCGGCATCGAGAAGGACGCCCCCGAGACCGAGACCGAGGGTGACTCCGCCGCGGCGGAGTGA
- a CDS encoding glycosyltransferase family protein: MATEVLLITSQGGHLAQLLTMRGWWSGRDRLWVAPDTADVADRLAGERIVHSWSPTTRHLPNLVRNAVLALRVLRRERPALVVSAGAGVAVPFFVVARAMGIPTVFIEVYDRVDTPTMTGRLCGPFTTRRIVQWEDQLAFYPDARLVGPLL; encoded by the coding sequence ATGGCCACCGAGGTCCTGCTGATCACCTCCCAGGGCGGCCACCTGGCCCAGCTGCTGACGATGCGCGGGTGGTGGAGCGGACGCGACCGGCTCTGGGTCGCCCCCGACACCGCCGATGTCGCCGACCGGCTGGCCGGCGAGCGGATCGTCCACTCCTGGTCGCCGACGACGCGCCACCTGCCCAACCTGGTGCGCAACGCCGTCCTGGCGCTGCGCGTGCTGCGCCGCGAGCGCCCCGCGCTCGTGGTGAGCGCGGGTGCCGGGGTCGCGGTGCCGTTCTTCGTGGTGGCGCGGGCGATGGGGATCCCCACGGTGTTCATCGAGGTCTACGACCGCGTCGACACCCCCACGATGACCGGGCGCCTGTGCGGGCCGTTCACCACCCGCCGCATCGTGCAGTGGGAGGACCAGCTCGCGTTCTACCCCGACGCCCGGCTCGTGGGGCCGCTGCTGTGA
- a CDS encoding sugar transferase has protein sequence MSSIADAQALDTQPFSATAVEAVAGPLIDVDAASPERRNHAALAAGGEVVMVLAAGSLAALALAADPLVAVAMLVAAGASVVLRARTAARCGWLESPGGARAALTVLLTGVLTAWMVGATAVAPMLGLLAVMTAVSGLTRALARLGRPPLRVVLAGDAAVVARTALHWRARGDVEVVGAVIVPDDDRDSPALDVVLPLPVSADPWAAATWRADTVVLLPGGAVGPQTLERLCWRLESSPVRVAVSWDGLLDGVAPHRLRTGWSGGSPFAVVDRSRAPLAVRGAKVAFDRVVGLGLLLLAAPVLATLALVVRLDSPGPAFFRQVRVGRNGRRFTMYKLRTMVTDAEVVRASLAHTDQGAGVLFKIHRDPRVTRAGRVLRRTSLDELPQLFNVVRGEMSLVGPRPALPGEVAAYDDRTRRRLAVRPGLTGLWQVSGRSDLGWEESVGLDLSYTDNVTLGRDLGICLRTVRAVTSRRGAY, from the coding sequence GTGAGCTCGATCGCCGATGCCCAGGCACTCGACACGCAGCCCTTCTCGGCGACCGCCGTCGAGGCGGTCGCCGGGCCCCTGATCGACGTCGATGCGGCGTCCCCCGAGCGCCGCAACCACGCGGCACTGGCCGCGGGAGGCGAGGTCGTGATGGTCCTGGCCGCCGGCTCGCTGGCCGCGCTGGCGCTGGCCGCGGACCCCCTGGTGGCGGTCGCGATGCTCGTGGCGGCGGGCGCGAGCGTCGTGCTGAGGGCCCGGACCGCGGCGCGCTGCGGCTGGCTGGAGTCGCCCGGTGGGGCCCGCGCCGCGCTCACGGTGCTGCTGACCGGGGTCCTCACGGCATGGATGGTCGGCGCCACCGCGGTGGCGCCGATGCTGGGACTGCTGGCCGTCATGACCGCGGTGTCCGGGCTCACCCGCGCACTGGCGCGTCTGGGGCGGCCGCCGCTGCGGGTCGTGCTCGCCGGCGACGCCGCCGTGGTCGCCCGTACCGCCCTGCACTGGCGTGCGCGTGGTGACGTGGAGGTCGTCGGCGCGGTGATCGTGCCTGACGACGACCGCGACTCGCCGGCGCTCGACGTGGTCCTGCCGCTGCCGGTCTCCGCCGACCCGTGGGCCGCCGCCACCTGGCGTGCGGACACCGTCGTGCTGCTCCCGGGCGGCGCCGTCGGCCCGCAGACCCTGGAGCGGCTGTGCTGGCGCTTGGAGTCCAGCCCGGTGCGCGTCGCGGTCTCCTGGGACGGACTGCTCGACGGCGTGGCCCCTCACCGCCTGCGGACGGGCTGGTCGGGCGGCAGCCCCTTCGCGGTGGTCGACCGCAGCCGCGCCCCGCTCGCCGTCCGCGGCGCCAAGGTGGCCTTCGACCGGGTGGTCGGCCTCGGCCTCCTGCTGCTCGCCGCACCGGTGCTGGCGACGCTGGCCCTGGTCGTCCGGCTGGACTCCCCGGGCCCGGCGTTCTTCCGCCAGGTCCGGGTGGGCAGGAACGGGCGCCGGTTCACGATGTACAAGCTGCGCACGATGGTCACCGACGCCGAGGTGGTGCGCGCCAGCCTCGCGCACACCGACCAGGGCGCCGGAGTGCTGTTCAAGATCCACCGCGACCCGCGGGTGACGCGCGCCGGCCGGGTGCTGCGCCGCACCTCGCTCGACGAGCTGCCGCAGCTGTTCAACGTGGTCCGTGGCGAGATGTCGCTGGTCGGGCCCCGGCCGGCCCTGCCCGGCGAGGTGGCGGCGTACGACGACCGGACCCGGCGCCGGCTGGCCGTGCGCCCGGGCCTGACCGGCCTGTGGCAGGTCAGCGGCCGCTCCGACCTCGGCTGGGAGGAGTCGGTGGGGCTGGACCTCAGCTACACCGACAACGTGACCCTCGGGCGCGACCTCGGCATCTGCCTGCGCACCGTGCGTGCGGTGACCAGCCGGCGCGGGGCCTACTGA
- a CDS encoding sensor histidine kinase, with amino-acid sequence MLLAVPLVVIEATTSRGTFDELAVASSLVFAPALVVSALFLYLHWRITDSQPVAWLTACTIVIAAHVLVLAALHLGGAGTGQDAWVLATDLIVVSIVAITLGFSETVPVFADPAAFGLGVGVALAGAHVAVAEIGWELPLSTTGRIIGAIALGLLSLPIVAGLARMPLPRWAALRLQLGLLLFIVSLTVGRLEAVPVAAPIIGLVSGFVATATVCSASFALLCAAIGDDLRAIADLRRSLRAIENRARSDRAQLHEVKGTIAGIASAVELLTGDYGYEAAPAVATSGTAGPTLRSKASLGHMVAKETARLTRLLQKPPVEGASEVDVDEILAPLVMAHRAQGRTVRWAPSGLRCRAVPDHLSEVVNILLANAAAHAPGSTVEIGASLAQDRVLIRVCDDGPGVLPDLADSIFEWGARRPESAGSGIGLNIAQTLLDADGGCLRLDRTYRDGASFVIGLELAREESDVA; translated from the coding sequence GTGCTTCTCGCGGTGCCGCTCGTCGTCATCGAGGCCACGACGTCTCGTGGCACGTTCGACGAGCTCGCCGTCGCCTCCAGCCTCGTCTTCGCGCCGGCGCTCGTCGTCTCGGCGCTGTTCCTCTACCTGCACTGGCGCATCACCGACAGCCAGCCGGTCGCCTGGCTGACCGCCTGCACCATCGTGATCGCCGCGCACGTGCTCGTCCTGGCGGCGCTGCACCTGGGCGGCGCCGGCACCGGGCAGGACGCCTGGGTGCTGGCCACCGACCTCATCGTCGTCTCGATCGTCGCGATCACCCTGGGCTTCTCCGAGACCGTTCCCGTCTTCGCCGATCCGGCCGCCTTCGGCCTGGGCGTCGGCGTCGCGCTCGCCGGCGCCCATGTCGCCGTGGCCGAGATCGGCTGGGAGCTCCCGCTGTCCACCACCGGACGGATCATCGGGGCGATCGCCCTGGGCCTGCTCAGCCTGCCGATCGTCGCGGGCCTCGCCCGCATGCCGCTCCCCCGGTGGGCGGCGCTGCGGCTCCAGCTCGGGCTGCTGCTCTTCATCGTGTCGCTGACCGTCGGCCGCCTCGAGGCTGTCCCCGTCGCCGCCCCGATCATCGGGCTGGTGAGCGGGTTCGTCGCCACCGCGACGGTCTGCTCGGCCTCCTTCGCGCTGCTCTGCGCGGCCATCGGCGACGACCTGCGCGCCATCGCCGACCTGCGCCGCTCGCTGCGGGCCATCGAGAACCGTGCCCGCTCCGACCGCGCCCAGCTGCACGAGGTGAAGGGCACGATCGCCGGCATCGCCTCCGCGGTGGAGCTGCTCACCGGCGACTACGGCTACGAGGCCGCCCCTGCGGTGGCGACGTCCGGGACCGCCGGTCCGACGCTGCGTTCCAAGGCCTCCCTGGGCCACATGGTCGCGAAGGAGACCGCCCGGCTGACCCGCCTGCTGCAGAAGCCGCCGGTCGAGGGGGCCTCCGAGGTCGACGTCGACGAGATCCTCGCCCCGCTCGTCATGGCCCACCGCGCCCAGGGTCGCACCGTCCGCTGGGCGCCCAGCGGGCTGCGGTGCCGCGCGGTCCCCGACCACCTGAGCGAGGTCGTCAACATCCTGCTCGCCAACGCCGCGGCGCACGCGCCCGGCAGCACCGTCGAGATCGGGGCCTCCCTGGCGCAGGACCGGGTGCTGATCCGGGTCTGCGACGACGGGCCCGGTGTGCTGCCCGACCTGGCGGACTCGATCTTCGAGTGGGGCGCGCGCCGCCCCGAGTCCGCCGGCAGCGGGATCGGGCTCAACATCGCCCAGACCCTGCTCGACGCGGACGGGGGCTGCCTGCGCCTGGACCGTACCTACCGAGACGGGGCCTCCTTCGTGATCGGCCTCGAGCTCGCCCGCGAGGAGAGCGACGTTGCCTAA
- a CDS encoding glycosyltransferase: MRATVLALVGTDHHPFHRLVDWVDAAAVRHPDVRFVVQHGAAAPPLVAEGHKFLSHARLTTEMTRCAAVVCHGGPGTIMDARAAGHVPLCVPRDPGLGEHVDGHQLRFARLVGAAGVVRAVHDAADFQTTLDTALLDGPGLRAVRTFEESAATIHARAALAEELDLLLDASRRHGRPGWRRRPHALR, from the coding sequence GTGAGGGCCACCGTCCTGGCCCTCGTCGGTACCGACCACCACCCCTTCCACCGCTTGGTCGACTGGGTCGACGCGGCCGCCGTGCGCCACCCCGACGTGCGCTTCGTCGTGCAGCACGGCGCCGCGGCCCCGCCGCTGGTCGCGGAGGGGCACAAGTTCCTGTCACACGCCCGGTTGACCACCGAGATGACGCGGTGTGCCGCGGTCGTCTGCCACGGCGGCCCCGGCACGATCATGGACGCGCGGGCCGCGGGACACGTGCCGCTCTGCGTGCCGCGCGACCCCGGACTGGGCGAGCACGTCGACGGCCACCAGCTCCGCTTCGCGCGGCTGGTCGGCGCGGCCGGGGTCGTGCGCGCGGTCCACGACGCCGCGGACTTCCAGACCACGCTCGACACCGCCCTGCTCGACGGCCCCGGCCTCCGGGCCGTCCGCACCTTCGAGGAGAGCGCCGCCACGATCCATGCCCGCGCCGCCCTCGCCGAGGAGCTCGACCTCCTCCTCGACGCGTCCCGTCGCCACGGGCGCCCCGGCTGGCGGCGCCGTCCGCACGCGCTTCGCTGA
- a CDS encoding helix-turn-helix transcriptional regulator translates to MSSVVVVSDQMLVAETIRAALATQGWDVRLARWPERAGGPVPIPPGTALGVLVSDLEPAERLERAQRILAAWPGRWLVLTGAPRGPRWGAVLDADALGVLGADIGLEELSAVLRRAVGGVRPMDPAEVNRLRHSWRAVLAEQRELAERMRRLTRRELSILGLLYAGDNVARIATQLGVSEATVRSQVRAVLRKLAVNSQLAAVAAYASLVDERRDSAGGGGTTQNLANAPAVQRP, encoded by the coding sequence ATGAGCAGCGTCGTCGTCGTCTCCGACCAGATGCTCGTCGCCGAGACCATCCGGGCCGCCCTGGCCACCCAGGGCTGGGACGTGCGGTTGGCCCGCTGGCCCGAGCGTGCGGGCGGTCCGGTGCCGATCCCGCCGGGCACCGCCCTCGGCGTGCTGGTGAGCGACCTCGAGCCCGCCGAGCGGCTCGAGCGGGCGCAGCGGATCCTGGCGGCCTGGCCGGGTCGCTGGCTGGTGCTCACCGGGGCGCCCCGCGGTCCCCGCTGGGGTGCGGTCCTCGACGCCGATGCGCTGGGCGTGCTCGGCGCCGACATCGGCCTGGAGGAGCTGTCCGCCGTGCTGCGACGGGCCGTGGGCGGGGTCCGCCCGATGGACCCCGCCGAGGTCAACCGGCTGCGGCACTCGTGGCGTGCGGTGCTGGCCGAGCAGCGCGAGCTCGCCGAGCGGATGCGGCGGCTCACCCGCCGCGAGCTCAGCATCCTCGGCCTGCTGTACGCCGGCGACAACGTCGCGCGGATCGCCACCCAGCTCGGTGTCTCCGAGGCGACGGTGCGCAGCCAGGTGCGGGCCGTGCTGCGCAAGCTCGCGGTGAACTCCCAGCTGGCCGCCGTGGCGGCGTACGCCTCACTGGTGGACGAGCGGCGGGATTCGGCCGGCGGTGGCGGCACTACCCAAAATCTGGCAAACGCCCCTGCGGTCCAGCGGCCGTGA
- a CDS encoding helix-turn-helix transcriptional regulator: MPNLQQQPRRRTRVVILEDHHLFAESLEVALSIDGYDVRRVGVNDVASAAAAISAVSRLRPRILLLDLDLGPLGDAVRLITPMAKEGINVVVVTASDDHARWGECVANGARRVVSKTRPLNEVLSVVRRLSQGLQVQDPQEREELLKAWRDQRASQQDVRGRLNSLTPRERQVLGHLIAGHQVREIARIGVISEATVRTQVKSILSKLGVSSQLAAVGMANSVGWRVDA, encoded by the coding sequence TTGCCTAACCTTCAGCAGCAGCCACGCCGCCGTACCCGCGTGGTCATCCTCGAGGACCACCACCTCTTCGCCGAGTCGCTCGAGGTCGCCCTGTCCATCGACGGGTACGACGTGCGCCGGGTCGGCGTCAACGACGTCGCCTCCGCCGCCGCGGCGATCTCCGCCGTCTCCCGGTTGCGCCCGCGCATCCTGCTGCTCGACCTCGACCTCGGCCCGCTGGGCGACGCCGTACGCCTGATCACCCCGATGGCCAAGGAGGGCATCAACGTCGTGGTGGTCACCGCCTCTGACGACCATGCCCGCTGGGGCGAGTGCGTCGCCAACGGCGCGCGCCGGGTGGTCTCGAAGACCCGCCCGCTCAACGAGGTGCTCTCGGTGGTGCGCCGGCTCAGCCAGGGCCTGCAGGTCCAGGACCCCCAGGAGCGCGAGGAGCTGCTGAAGGCCTGGCGCGACCAGCGCGCGAGTCAGCAGGACGTCCGCGGCCGGCTGAACTCCCTGACCCCGCGCGAGCGCCAGGTCCTCGGTCACCTGATCGCCGGCCACCAGGTGCGCGAGATCGCCCGGATCGGAGTGATCTCCGAGGCGACCGTGCGCACCCAGGTGAAGTCCATCCTCTCCAAGCTCGGCGTCTCCTCCCAGCTCGCGGCGGTCGGCATGGCCAACTCCGTGGGCTGGCGCGTCGACGCCTGA
- the pth gene encoding aminoacyl-tRNA hydrolase, with protein sequence MTDAPVWLVVGLGNPGPTYAGHRHNIGYLVVEELASRLGSSFRAHKSGRAEVVEGRLGAPGRPGPRVVLAKPRSYMNEVGGPVKALASFYKVDPAHIVAIHDELDIPFDTMRIKLGGGDNGHNGLKSMRSSLGTGDFHRVRVGIGRPPGRQDVADFVLSNYSAAERKLLPFGVDSAADAVECLVTEGLERTQQKFNS encoded by the coding sequence GTGACCGACGCACCCGTGTGGCTCGTCGTCGGGCTGGGGAATCCCGGCCCGACGTACGCCGGGCACCGCCACAACATCGGCTACCTCGTGGTCGAGGAGCTGGCCTCCCGGCTGGGATCGTCGTTCCGCGCCCACAAGTCGGGTCGCGCCGAGGTCGTCGAAGGACGACTCGGCGCGCCCGGCCGGCCCGGGCCGCGCGTCGTGCTGGCCAAGCCGCGGTCCTACATGAACGAGGTCGGGGGCCCGGTCAAGGCGCTCGCCAGCTTCTACAAGGTCGACCCCGCGCACATCGTCGCCATCCACGACGAGCTCGACATCCCCTTCGACACGATGCGGATCAAGCTCGGCGGCGGCGACAACGGCCACAACGGCCTGAAGTCCATGCGCTCCTCCCTCGGCACCGGCGACTTCCACCGGGTGCGCGTCGGCATCGGCCGCCCGCCCGGACGCCAGGACGTCGCCGACTTCGTGCTCTCCAACTACTCCGCCGCCGAGCGCAAGCTGCTGCCCTTCGGCGTCGACTCCGCCGCCGACGCCGTCGAGTGCCTGGTCACCGAGGGGCTCGAGCGCACCCAGCAGAAGTTCAACTCCTGA
- a CDS encoding lytic transglycosylase domain-containing protein: MSPTRLIATLATALAAVAGLGWAGSQTVLAGPEPAPATLQPYVVAPAPTTAQSPVLPPDQPLGVPEIDAAWLERTAERAGIPATALRAYATAQLAVGRTCALGWTTLAGIGWVESQHGTIGERTLRRDGHSSAPILGPALDGAGDFAAIPATPDSARWHGNDRWDHAVGPMQFIPSTWRTWAADGDGDGVADPNDLDDAALAAARYLCHDERDLTSGDGWSDAVFSYNHSRQYVLDVHDAATSYAERTA; the protein is encoded by the coding sequence GTGAGCCCCACGCGCCTCATCGCGACGCTCGCCACGGCACTGGCCGCCGTGGCCGGACTCGGGTGGGCGGGATCCCAGACGGTGCTGGCCGGTCCCGAGCCGGCGCCCGCCACCTTGCAGCCGTACGTCGTCGCGCCCGCGCCCACGACCGCGCAGAGCCCGGTGCTGCCGCCGGACCAGCCGCTCGGCGTTCCCGAGATCGACGCGGCCTGGCTGGAGCGCACCGCCGAGCGGGCCGGCATCCCGGCGACCGCGCTGCGCGCCTACGCCACCGCGCAGCTCGCGGTGGGTCGCACCTGCGCCCTCGGCTGGACGACGCTGGCCGGGATCGGGTGGGTGGAGTCCCAGCACGGCACGATCGGCGAGCGCACCCTGCGCCGCGACGGGCACTCCTCGGCCCCGATCCTGGGGCCGGCGCTCGACGGCGCCGGGGACTTCGCGGCGATCCCGGCGACGCCGGACAGCGCGCGCTGGCACGGCAACGACCGCTGGGACCACGCCGTGGGCCCGATGCAGTTCATCCCCTCCACCTGGCGGACCTGGGCGGCCGACGGGGACGGCGACGGCGTCGCGGACCCCAACGACCTCGACGACGCGGCGCTGGCCGCCGCGCGCTACCTGTGCCACGACGAGCGCGACCTGACCTCCGGCGACGGGTGGTCCGACGCGGTGTTCTCCTACAACCACTCGCGCCAGTACGTCCTCGACGTGCACGACGCGGCGACGAGCTACGCCGAGCGCACCGCCTGA
- a CDS encoding 3'(2'),5'-bisphosphate nucleotidase CysQ — protein MSFDPGTPPPAAATDDHVLATWLAEAAGRRLLEVRQEGLEGRELKDAGDRAAHELLMSLLAEHRPGDAVLSEEGKDDKARLGQDRVWIIDPLDGTREFSEVPREDWAVHVALWERNADGGDLTAGAVAQPALGETFHTGAPPVVPPSTAPRPRIAVSRSRPPAFVQALAAELDAELVPMGSAGVKVISVARDLTDAYVHAGGQYEWDSAAPVAVARAAGLFTSRIDGTPLEYNQDDVYLPDLIVCRPELAEQILAFIERNGVTSAG, from the coding sequence GTGAGCTTCGACCCCGGAACCCCGCCGCCCGCCGCCGCCACCGACGACCACGTCCTCGCCACCTGGCTGGCCGAGGCCGCCGGGCGCCGCCTCCTCGAGGTGCGCCAGGAGGGCCTGGAGGGCCGGGAGCTCAAGGACGCCGGCGATCGCGCCGCCCACGAGCTCCTGATGAGCCTGCTCGCCGAGCACCGTCCCGGCGACGCCGTGCTCTCGGAGGAGGGCAAGGACGACAAGGCGCGCCTGGGCCAGGACCGGGTGTGGATCATCGACCCGCTCGACGGCACCCGCGAGTTCTCCGAGGTCCCGCGCGAGGACTGGGCGGTGCACGTGGCGCTGTGGGAGCGCAACGCCGACGGTGGCGACCTGACCGCGGGCGCCGTCGCGCAGCCCGCCCTGGGCGAGACCTTCCACACCGGTGCCCCGCCGGTGGTGCCCCCGTCGACCGCCCCGCGCCCGCGGATCGCGGTCTCGCGCAGCCGCCCGCCGGCCTTCGTGCAGGCGCTGGCCGCGGAGCTGGACGCCGAGCTGGTCCCGATGGGATCCGCCGGGGTCAAGGTCATCTCGGTGGCCCGCGACCTCACCGACGCCTACGTGCACGCCGGCGGTCAGTACGAGTGGGACTCCGCCGCCCCCGTGGCCGTCGCGCGCGCGGCCGGGCTGTTCACCTCGCGCATCGACGGCACGCCGCTGGAGTACAACCAGGACGACGTCTACCTGCCCGACCTGATCGTGTGCCGCCCCGAGCTCGCCGAGCAGATCCTGGCCTTCATCGAGCGCAACGGCGTCACCTCCGCCGGCTGA